One part of the Longimicrobiaceae bacterium genome encodes these proteins:
- a CDS encoding biopolymer transporter ExbD, whose product MGVPASRTAFEPSAEINVTPMIDVMLVLLIIFMVVTPSITSMALLPKAATAVPEKEDRVTLGIDEAGRYFLDGDRAAGPIAPEELEVRLRAAYARRPPEDHVLYLKADKRVPYARVLTAVDAARQAGVSRIGAITELEPRPRRR is encoded by the coding sequence ATGGGCGTGCCTGCCAGCCGGACGGCGTTCGAGCCGAGCGCCGAGATCAACGTGACGCCGATGATCGACGTGATGCTGGTCCTGCTCATCATCTTCATGGTGGTGACGCCCTCGATCACGAGCATGGCCCTGCTGCCGAAGGCGGCCACGGCGGTCCCGGAGAAGGAGGACCGGGTCACCCTCGGCATCGACGAGGCGGGGCGGTACTTCCTCGACGGCGATCGCGCGGCGGGCCCCATCGCCCCGGAGGAGCTGGAGGTCCGTCTCCGGGCCGCGTACGCGCGGCGCCCGCCGGAAGACCACGTCCTCTACCTCAAGGCGGACAAGCGGGTGCCGTACGCGCGGGTGCTCACCGCGGTGGACGCGGCGCGCCAGGCGGGGGTCAGCCGGATCGGGGCCATCACGGAGCTGGAGCCGCGGCCGCGCCGCCGCTGA